A part of Halictus rubicundus isolate RS-2024b chromosome 4, iyHalRubi1_principal, whole genome shotgun sequence genomic DNA contains:
- the Gar1 gene encoding gar1 ribonucleoprotein, protein MSFRGRGGGGFGRGGGGGGFRGRGGGGGFRGRGGGGGRNYDQGPPEEVTPLCHFTWTVQDDLVAKVDIEQVPFFNAPIYTENKQQIGKIDEIFGNIRDYYVSIKLSENIRANSFQKDTKLFIDPAKLLPLQRFLPKAPGEKRGGGGGRGMKRGGGGGGRGGRGGGRPSFGRGGFGNRGGGGGGGGGGGGGGFRGRGGGGFGRNDSGRGRGRGRW, encoded by the exons ATGTCATTCCGAGGACGTGGAGGTGGCGGATTCGGCAGAGGAGGTGGAGGTGGTGGTTTTAGAGGACGTGGTGGAGGCGGTGGCTTCAGAGGACGTGGTGGAGGCGGTGGAAGAAA CTATGACCAGGGTCCACCAGAGGAAGTCACTCCATTATGCCATTTTACATGGACGGTTCAAGACGATCTTGTTGCTAAAGTAGACATAGAACAAGTACCCTTCTTTAATGCTCCTATATATACAGAAAATAAACAGCAAATTGGTAAAATAGACgaaatatttggtaatattagaGACTACTACGTATCTATAAAATTGTCAGAAAACATAAGGGCAAATAGCTTTCAAAAGGACACAAAG TTGTTCATAGATCCAGCAAAATTGCTACCTTTACAAAGGTTTTTGCCTAAAGCTCCTGGAGAAAAGAGAGGTGGTGGCGGTGGTCGTGGTATGAAGAGAGGAGGTGGTGGTGGAGGACGTGGAGGTAGAGGCGGTGGTAGACCCTCCTTCGGACGCGGTGGTTTTGGCAATagaggtggtggtggtggtggtggcggcggcggcggtggcggtggttTCAGAGGCCGTGGTGGAGGCGGGTTTGGACGTAACGACTCTGGTAGGGGTCGTGGAAGAGGAAGATGGTAG
- the Rpt3 gene encoding 26S proteasome regulatory subunit Rpt3 isoform X1: MEEMSVIVPDKDITEMDCKPITGHYTGGGEELDIEDLYTKYKKLQRMLEFLEVQEEYIKDEQRNLKKEYLHAQEEVKRIQSVPLVIGQFLEAVDQNTGIVGSTTGSNYYVRILSTIDRELLKPSASVALHKHSNALVDVLPPEADSSISMLQADEKPDIQYSDIGGMDMQKQEIREAVELPLTHFELYKQIGIDPPRGVLMYGPPGCGKTMLAKAVARHTTAAFIRVVGSEFVQKYLGEGPRMVRDVFRLAKENSPAIIFIDEIDAIATKRFDAQTGADREVQRILLELLNQMDGFDQTTNVKVIMATNRADTLDPALLRPGRLDRKIEFPVPDRRQKRLIFSTITTKMNLSEEVDLEDYVARPDRISGADINAICQEAGMHAVRENRYIVLAKDFEKGYKNNIKKSESEHEFYK, from the exons ATGGAGGAAATGAGCGTGATTGTTCCCGACAAG GACATAACGGAGATGGATTGCAAACCCATAACTGGGCATTATACTGGTGGCGGTGAGGAACTGGACATCGAAGATCTCTATACAAAGTATAAG AAATTACAAAGAATGTTGGAATTCCTCGAAGTTCAAGAAGAATACATCAAGGATGAACAGCGCAACTTGAAGAAGGAATATTTACATGCCCAAGAGGAAGTAAAGCGCATACAAAGTGTACCTTTAGTGATCGGACAGTTCTTAGAGGCTGTAGATCAAAATACTGGTATAGTGGGCTCTACCACAGGCTCAAATTATTATGTACGTATTTTGTCTACAATCGACAGAGAGTTGTTGAAGCCTTCAGCCAGCGTTGCACTTCACAAGCACAGCAATGCCTTGGTAGATGTTTTACCTCCAGAAGCTGACTCGAGTATTTCCATGCTACAAGCAG ACGAAAAGCCTGATATACAATACAGTGATATTGGAGGTATGGATATGCAGAAGCAAGAGATCAGGGAAGCAGTAGAACTACCTCTTACTCACTTCGAACTATACAAACAAATTGGAATTGACCCACCCAGAGGTGTACTCATGTACGGTCCACCAGGGTGTGGTAAGACTATGCTTGCAAAGGCTGTGGCTAGGCACACTACAG CGGCATTTATTCGCGTAGTAGGATCCGAGTTTGTACAGAAGTATTTGGGCGAAGGGCCTAGGATGGTTAGAGACGTCTTCCGTTTAGCCAAGGAAAATTCACCAGCTATCATTTTCATCGATGAAATCGATGCTATAGCCACGAAAAGATTCGATGCTCAGACGGGAGCCGATCGTGAAGTACAGCGTATCCTCTTGGAGTTGCTTAATCAAATGGATGGTTTTGATCAGACGACTAATGTTAAAGTTATAATGGCTACAAACAG AGCGGATACATTGGATCCTGCTTTGCTACGTCCAGGAAGATTAGACAGGAAGATCGAGTTTCCTGTACCCGACCGTCGACAAAAGCGTCTGATCTTCTCAACGATCACCACGAAAATGAATTTGAGCGAGGAAGTGGATTTAGAAGATTATGTCGCACGACCGGATAGAATCTCTGGCGCCGATATAAACGCGATTTGTCAGGAAGCGGGAATGCACGCAGTTCGCGAGAACCGTTACATAGTTTTAGCGAAAGATTTTGAGAAAGGTTACAAGAACAACATCAAAAAGAGCGAATCCGAACACGAATTCTACAAGTAA
- the Larp7 gene encoding la related protein 7 — MVMEEQQTDMELDSERVPVPQVQKAVEDSHVEPVNKVTSVSRGKPRLRKKALHAAILKQMEFYFSDANLSKDRFLSGLIKNNPYVDLNVFIRFNKIRELTTDINRINKAIQSSTILSTSEDGTKVCRATPIVMKENTDECTVYVQNLPPDADHEMLSAIFAQYGSVEYVSVPKYKQTKKIKGFAFVEFDTPESAAKCLKAFQKKGCVLPSHSAPDKLLSITTFDDAEKDVTMQGKQTKSNENKRCLEDDINMDESESGEADEDKTIENNEGNETLNCSLELQENKDQKKVKKRKHQSTDSSEAVEAENETDTEVTKAKKKFKHSTDVQSDEIEQNNEPHNDVPVDNLSKKSSKRKKSMSISKELDSSTENEQVATEDSMIATADEQEDINEKKKKRKRKRRSKTEDISVSMGLQVMAKKEWKHLRNKYLELQRSKMKQLKQHLRKTRWNQWSNYEKNKPEKEEANEKEKINKQENTTTACRFSFTPGVIVKIEMDKPCSDPKGFKMELKGNNSVKYIDVSEGSFIAFVRCDTTEGARTFAQKSDEERHMTILEGKEEQEYWDKISHDREEKLGKKIRPKQRGRTKLLKKAEKELGKHIKFDEV, encoded by the exons ATGGTGATGGAAGAGCAGCAGACAGACATGGAGCTTGATTCAGAAAGAGTTCCTGTTCCTCAAGTACAGAAGGCGGTAGAAGATTCGCACGTAGAGCCAGTAAACAAAGTGACAAGCGTTTCACGAGGAAAGCCTAGGCTTAGAAAGAAAGCACTGCATGCTGCAATACTGAAACAAATGGAATTCTACTTCAGCGATGCGAATTTAAGCAAAGATCGGTTCTTAAGTGGTTTGATTAAAAACAATCCGT ATGTTGATCTCAATGTTTTCATcagatttaataaaatacgagAATTAACTACTGAtataaatagaataaataaagcGATACAATCCTCTACGATATTATCTACATCTGAAGATGGAACAAAAGTTTGTCGTGCAACACCAATAGTGATGAAGGAAAATACAGATGAGTGTACAGTTTACGTACAAAATTTACCACCGGATGCGGATCATGAAATGTTGAGTGCAATATTTGCCCAATACGGTTCAGTAGAATATGTTTCGGTTCCAAAATACAAACAAACCAAAAAGATAAAGGGATTTGCATTTGTGGAGTTCGATACACCAGAAAGTGCTGCTAAATGTCTGAAG GCTTTCCAGAAGAAAGGTTGTGTTTTACCATCACACTCAGCTCCCGATAAACTCTTAAGTATTACAACCTTTGATGATGCTGAGAAAGATGTGACAATGCAGGGAAAGCAAACCAAATCgaatgaaaacaaaagatgTTTAGAGGATGATATTAACATGGATGAATCAGAATCTGGTGAAGCTGATGAAGATAAAACTATCGAAAATAATGAAGGAAATGAAACACTGAATTGCAGTCTCGagcttcaagaaaacaaagatCAGAAGAAAGTGAAAAAAAGGAAACATCAAAGTACAGATTCATCGGAAGCAGTTGAAGCTGAAAATGAGACAGATACTGAAGTCACAAAAGCTAAGAAAAAATTCAAACACTCTACTGATGTGCAGTCTGATGAAATAGAACAAAATAATGAACCACATAATGATGTTCCTGTGGATAATTTATCAAAGAAATCAAGCAAACGTAAGAAGAGTATGTCCATAAGTAAAGAACTGGATAGTTCTACTGAAAATGAGCAAGTTGCAACCGAAGATAGTATGATTGCTACTGCGGACGAACAAGAAGATATCaatgagaaaaagaagaaaaggaaacgtAAGAGGCGTAGCAAAACGGAGGACATTAGCGTGAGCATGGGGCTGCAGGTGATGGCTAAGAAAGAGTGGAAACATCTTAGAAATAAATACCTAGAATTGCAGAGAAGCAAAATGAAGCAGCTGAAGCAGCATCTCAGAAAAACAAGATGGAATCAGTGGTCTAATTATGAGAAAAATAAACCAGAAAAAGAGGAAGCTAATGAGAAAGAGAAGATTAATAAGCAGGAAAATACCACGACTGCATGCCGTTTCTCATTTACCCCAGGAGTTATAGTTAAAATTGAAATGGACAAACCGTGTTCAGATCCGAAAGGATTCAAG ATGGAACTAAAAGGCAATAATTCGGTAAAATACATAGACGTATCAGAGGGTTCTTTCATTGCTTTTGTGAGGTGCGATACGACTGAAGGGGCTCGAACGTTCGCACAAAAATCTGATGAAGAGCGACATATGACGATACTCGAAG GTAAAGAAGAACAGGAGTATTGGGACAAAATTTCACATGATAGAGAAGAGAAACTGGGTAAAAAGATTCGACCTAAACAGAGAGGAAGAACTAAACTGTTGAAAAAGGCAGAGAAGGAACTCGGGAAGCATATAAAGTTTGACGAGGTGTAA
- the LOC143353471 gene encoding alpha- and gamma-adaptin-binding protein p34: protein MSWPRLLIVSTAKGKGVAHDIAIKMGGQKFCNQLDLDYCVYYLWNIDNKYYNVTVLVCVTENPTPKISLKGIQALVVYHDPQAEDADENLKQWLPVINSLADAGVLLFCCNFITDDRVRNKVTKWCLKKKFELIELNTPDVDTAESDLDHNKHGIERIIEALHAHMWPQMRLKGKPSSTEETDFDLVQVEEQFENIKLPQDSKERLPMENMLDGIMGEENADFGELFSQLMAMKEHAASLPTSQRRIAAEQLVTAFWKAMGGDPSETELD from the exons ATGAGTTGGCCACGATTACTAATTGTGAGCACGGCGAAGGGAAAAGGAGTTGCTCATGATATAGCTATCA AGATGGGAGGCCAGAAATTTTGTAACCAATTGGATCTAGATTATTGTGTATACTATTTGTGGAATATtgacaacaaatattacaatgtaacAGTGTTAGTCTGTGTAACAGAAAATCCAACTCCAAAGATTTCACTCAAGGGTATACAAGCCCTTGTTGTGTACCACGATCCACAGGCA GAAGATGCAGACGAGAATTTAAAACAATGGTTGCCTGTAATCAATTCTTTAGCAGACGCAGGAGTACTACtgttttgttgcaattttataACAGACGATCGTGTAAGAAACAAAG TGACAAAATGGTGCCTAAAGAAAAAGTTCGAATTGATCGAATTAAACACACCAGATGTAGATACCGCAGAATCTGATTTAGATCACAATAAACATGGCATCGAGAGAATAATTGAAGCTTTACATGCTCATATGTGGCCTCAAATGAGACTCAAAG GTAAACCATCCAGTACCGAAGAAACGGACTTCGACTTAGTCCAAGTAGAAGAACAGTTTGAGAATATTAAACTCCCACAAGATTCCAAAGAAAGATTACCAATGGAGAACATGTTAG ATGGAATTATGGGAGAAGAAAACGCAGATTTTGGTGAATTGTTTAGTCAATTGATGGCTATGAAAGAGCATGCAGCATCACTGCCAACAAGTCAGAGGCGAATAGCAGCAGAACAATTAGTCACTGCTTTTTGGAAAGCCATGGGCGGCGATCCTTCGGAAACGGAATTAGATTAA
- the Tango14 gene encoding transport and golgi organization 14, protein MFTVFRTLLVLTHFLYNLIIVVYNCCALLHHKCTEIWYGENSRTEVEWLVRAASKTKRLPRHILIIFGAKQDTTLDCVRIIGWCITLGIPYVSFFDINGFLVRNESFLKHEIAKRRPDLVDHICWSKPKTVFTQNGVTDSKLKTRVSLLSALDGKEEIVTLTKSLAEAVLTGTIKPDEIDADLLNEKLNSRGIPDPDLGVIYGRLCSTYGALPWQTRVTEFFTLPVHGSLSAKDFTYLLEKYNKCEQRYGK, encoded by the exons ATGTTCACGGTATTTCGTACGCTACTGGTACTCACGCATTTTCTCTACAACTTAATCATCGTGGTTTATAATTGCTGTGCTTTACTTCACCATAAATGTACCGAGATTTGGTATGGTGAGAACTCGAGGACAGAAGTGGAGTGGTTAGTGCGCGCCGCGAGCAAAACGAAAAGGCTGCCGCGACACATTCTGATTATTTTCGGCGCGAAGCAGGACACTACGTTAGATTGCGTGCGAATAATCGGCTGGTGCATCACCCTCGGTATACCCTATGTCAGCTTCTTTGACATCAATG GTTTCCTAGTGAGGAATGAGAGCTTTCTGAAACATGAGATCGCAAAGAGAAGACCTGATTTAGTGGATCATATCTGTTGGAGCAAACCGAAAACAGTATTTACACAAAATGGAGTGACCG ATTCCAAACTGAAAACAAGAGTATCTTTGTTAAGTGCTTTGGATGGGAAAGAAGAAATAGTTACATTAACGAAGAGTTTGGCTGAAGCAGTTCTCACAGGGACAATCAAACCCGATGAGATAGATGCTGATCTGCTTAACGAGAAATTGAATTCCCGGGGAATACCTGATCCAGATTTAGGAGTAATCTATGGCCGCCTTTGTTCTACGTATGGAGCTTTGCCATGGCAGACGCGAGTAACGGAATTTTT TACGTTACCTGTCCACGGTAGCCTATCAGCCAAGGACTTCACGTATTTGCTGGAGAAGTACAATAAATGCGAGCAACGATATGGAAAATAA
- the Rpt3 gene encoding 26S proteasome regulatory subunit Rpt3 isoform X2: MLEFLEVQEEYIKDEQRNLKKEYLHAQEEVKRIQSVPLVIGQFLEAVDQNTGIVGSTTGSNYYVRILSTIDRELLKPSASVALHKHSNALVDVLPPEADSSISMLQADEKPDIQYSDIGGMDMQKQEIREAVELPLTHFELYKQIGIDPPRGVLMYGPPGCGKTMLAKAVARHTTAAFIRVVGSEFVQKYLGEGPRMVRDVFRLAKENSPAIIFIDEIDAIATKRFDAQTGADREVQRILLELLNQMDGFDQTTNVKVIMATNRADTLDPALLRPGRLDRKIEFPVPDRRQKRLIFSTITTKMNLSEEVDLEDYVARPDRISGADINAICQEAGMHAVRENRYIVLAKDFEKGYKNNIKKSESEHEFYK; encoded by the exons ATGTTGGAATTCCTCGAAGTTCAAGAAGAATACATCAAGGATGAACAGCGCAACTTGAAGAAGGAATATTTACATGCCCAAGAGGAAGTAAAGCGCATACAAAGTGTACCTTTAGTGATCGGACAGTTCTTAGAGGCTGTAGATCAAAATACTGGTATAGTGGGCTCTACCACAGGCTCAAATTATTATGTACGTATTTTGTCTACAATCGACAGAGAGTTGTTGAAGCCTTCAGCCAGCGTTGCACTTCACAAGCACAGCAATGCCTTGGTAGATGTTTTACCTCCAGAAGCTGACTCGAGTATTTCCATGCTACAAGCAG ACGAAAAGCCTGATATACAATACAGTGATATTGGAGGTATGGATATGCAGAAGCAAGAGATCAGGGAAGCAGTAGAACTACCTCTTACTCACTTCGAACTATACAAACAAATTGGAATTGACCCACCCAGAGGTGTACTCATGTACGGTCCACCAGGGTGTGGTAAGACTATGCTTGCAAAGGCTGTGGCTAGGCACACTACAG CGGCATTTATTCGCGTAGTAGGATCCGAGTTTGTACAGAAGTATTTGGGCGAAGGGCCTAGGATGGTTAGAGACGTCTTCCGTTTAGCCAAGGAAAATTCACCAGCTATCATTTTCATCGATGAAATCGATGCTATAGCCACGAAAAGATTCGATGCTCAGACGGGAGCCGATCGTGAAGTACAGCGTATCCTCTTGGAGTTGCTTAATCAAATGGATGGTTTTGATCAGACGACTAATGTTAAAGTTATAATGGCTACAAACAG AGCGGATACATTGGATCCTGCTTTGCTACGTCCAGGAAGATTAGACAGGAAGATCGAGTTTCCTGTACCCGACCGTCGACAAAAGCGTCTGATCTTCTCAACGATCACCACGAAAATGAATTTGAGCGAGGAAGTGGATTTAGAAGATTATGTCGCACGACCGGATAGAATCTCTGGCGCCGATATAAACGCGATTTGTCAGGAAGCGGGAATGCACGCAGTTCGCGAGAACCGTTACATAGTTTTAGCGAAAGATTTTGAGAAAGGTTACAAGAACAACATCAAAAAGAGCGAATCCGAACACGAATTCTACAAGTAA